The window CTCCAACTGTCTTCATCCTCGGCTCAACCATGTGGCAGTACACGATTCCATATTTGTTCAAGGCATTGGCCATATAGAGGCCTAATTCTTTTGGATTTGAATCCCCTGAGTCCATATAGTCAGCAAATGGAGATAATCTAATTCCAACTTTATCTGCTCCTATTTCATTAGCGACAGCTTCAACAACTTCCAGAGGAAGGCGGCAACGATTCTTTAGAGATCCACCATATTGGTCTGTTCGATCATTCACATGATCTTTCAGAAACTGATCAAGAAGGTAGCCATGCGCCCCATGAATTTCAACTCCATCGAAGCCTATATAGCAAATTAACAATTTCAACATACTGACGGTATTAGAACCTTAAGCATTGTCGCTGAATTACCAAACAAATAATGGTTAGTTAATATGTAGTTCAATAACAAGATGTGAGGGGGCTTGCAGCTCCATGGCAGTGAGCTTTTAACtccacccacccccccccccctcccccaggCCAGAGTTTGAAGAATCCCCATCCCATCTCTAACTACATTTCTCTGATCAAACACAATTTATTTTGCACAAGCTTTGAGGCAAATTGagtttttgtaaattttgtttcattttaacgTAAAGACAAATTACCAGCTTCAATAGAATTCCTTGCAGCAAGTCTAAAATCATTGACAATTTGTGGAATTTCATCTGTCCTTAATCGTCTTGGAGGCGTGAATTCAGAATCATCAATGCCATTTAATCGTATCGGCTTGTCAGTAGAAGATATTGGAGCTTGCCCATTTGGTTGATAACCTGTAAGCAAGGAGAGAGAATTACAACCTGAAGTCTAACGACAGTAACAAACATCCACAGTAGCACTCTTTTAAGTGGGAATCCTTTGTTACAAATTACTATAAAATCGCTTGGTCTGATGAACCACACGTGCTATATATACTAGTTCTGAATTCTGAGTTATGTTAACATCAAACTTCTTCCCatccaataataataataacaatgcTTCCGAAACAGCAAGGTCATAAAAGTGGTGCCTTCTTATGGGTTATGTTAAAAACACCAACTCGGAACTTAACAAGTCCAAGTTTTATCGTCATTTGAGCAACAATGTTGTCAATTATAATCACTCGCTCCTTCTGATGCATACACCTTTATGTTATACATCGAACTTCTTAATCGGTCTAATTATTCACTCATGTTAACAAAGCATTCTATGGTAAAAGTGAGGTCATAAAGGTTAAGTCAGAAACACACCGCTATTAGAAACCCTTCCAACATGCCAAATCTGACAGAAGAAGACGCCACCTTTAGCATGAACAGCATCAACAATGGGTTTCCAGGCTTCAACTTGCTCCTTTGTCCATATACCAGGTGTGTGCGGGTACCTTCGTATATTAAAGAAACAAAGATTTCATCAAACTTTGAAACGAAAGAAGCACCCTCAAATGTTTGTTAGTCTATAAATCTACTGTTGTTGAAATTACCCTTGAGCTGTGTCGGAAACTCCAGTGGCTTCGGCTATGAGAAGACCCCCGTTCGATGCTCTCTGAGAGTAATATAAGATAGCATGTGGTTGAGGAACATTGTTATATGATCTCTGTCTGGTTAATGGTGCTAAAACAATTCTGGAAAGTAAAAAGAAATTGTAAATTATAAATACAGAGTGAACAAGACGGAATGTGGCTGAGGAACATTATCGAAAGATCTGTATCTAGTCGTCAACGGTGAAAATACAATTCTAAAGAGGAAAAACATATAATAAACCATAAATACAACCTTCAAACTTTGTAGGAAGCATTAGTTTGCTTTATGTTCGCTTTTAGTTTTCTTGATAACAAATTCGCTTttagttttcttgttttagttaAAAAAGAGAAACGAGGGAGGAAGAAGGAATTTGGGACGAAAAAGTGTGAAATAAAAACCTGAATCGTAGACTATCTGAATTTGCTTTATGTTCTTTATTTTTGATATCAT of the Pyrus communis chromosome 1, drPyrComm1.1, whole genome shotgun sequence genome contains:
- the LOC137737266 gene encoding 12-oxophytodienoate reductase 2-like yields the protein MSAAAQPPTIPLLTPHKLGNFNLSHRIVLAPLTRQRSYNNVPQPHAILYYSQRASNGGLLIAEATGVSDTAQGYPHTPGIWTKEQVEAWKPIVDAVHAKGGVFFCQIWHVGRVSNSGYQPNGQAPISSTDKPIRLNGIDDSEFTPPRRLRTDEIPQIVNDFRLAARNSIEAGFDGVEIHGAHGYLLDQFLKDHVNDRTDQYGGSLKNRCRLPLEVVEAVANEIGADKVGIRLSPFADYMDSGDSNPKELGLYMANALNKYGIVYCHMVEPRMKTVGEKAETHQSLLPMRKSFHGTFIAAGGYDREDGNSAVAEGRADLIAYGRIFLANPDLPKRFELNAPLNKYNRETFYIHDPVIGYTDYPFLEATT